The proteins below come from a single Gossypium raimondii isolate GPD5lz chromosome 2, ASM2569854v1, whole genome shotgun sequence genomic window:
- the LOC105788454 gene encoding uncharacterized protein At2g39795, mitochondrial, translating into MWRRAVMDSKACQSWRLITTRGAAAGNGKHASTSPSAAAAVNSLLLRSLKEHYLEVSKMNPPPKVNPPSPFTIIKGALDSNGPVLKRTYGKEEISIFVMRLANIIRGEGDDPEDNGINQLFLHVDVSKPGQEDSLQFLCGLYPDALGIHSVSMRPKDESSVEVVAPSKYNGPVFQDLDEKMRDAFHSFIEERGVNESLFPFLQAWLYVKDHRNLLRWFKSVGTFITEK; encoded by the exons ATGTGGAGAAGAGCCGTGATGGATAGCAAAGCTTGCCAATCATGGCGCCTGATAACAACAAGAGGCGCGGCTGCCGGAAATGGAAAGCACGCCTCTACGTCGCCGTCAGCGGCGGCGGCCGTTAATTCACTATTGCTCCGTTCCCTCAAAGAACACTATCTTGAAGTCTCCAAAATGAATCCCCCTCCT AAAGTCAACCCTCCTTCACCATTTACGATTATCAAAGGTGCACTTGATTCTAATGGCCCTGTTCTCAAGCGGACCTATGGCAAGGAGGAAATTAGCATCTTTGTGATGCGGTTAGCTAATATTATTCGTGGTGAAGGTGATGATCCTGAGGACAATGGAATTAATCAGTTATTCCTTCATGTAGATGTATCAAAACCCGGACAGGAAGACTCCTTACAGTTTCTATGCGGATTGTATCCTGATGCTCTTGGAATCCACTCCGTTTCAATGAGGCCAAAAGATGAGTCTTCAGTGGAAGTTGTGGCTCCATCTAAGTATAACGGCCCTGTTTTTCA AGATCTTGATGAAAAGATGAGGGATGCATTTCATAGTTTCATAGAGGAACGAGGGGTGAATGAAAGTCTCTTTCCATTTCTACAAGCATGGCTGTATGTAAAGGATCACCGGAATTTGTTGCGTTGGTTCAAATCGGTAGGCACATTCATtactgaaaaataa